In the Juglans microcarpa x Juglans regia isolate MS1-56 chromosome 6D, Jm3101_v1.0, whole genome shotgun sequence genome, one interval contains:
- the LOC121268850 gene encoding AAA-ATPase ASD, mitochondrial-like, which yields MLPKTMTEMWATVGSSIASIMFVWAILQQYCPYNLRQFFDQYTSIITCYFNPYVQISFPEGADDFWSKRSKAYETVETYLSATASEKAKRLKAELGKDSSKLVLSMDVHQRVTDEFRGVKIWWASNKVVKSTRSLYFPEQEKMSYNLTFHKKYRDMITESYLEHVMKEGKQIGVRNRQRKLYTNCPTEKWPSYKRSLWSSVVFEHPATFETMGMDPEKKQEIVDDLLNFSKSKDFYAKIGKAWKRGYLLYGPPGTGKSTMIAAMANLLDYDVYDLELTAVKDNTELRKLLIETTSKSIIVIEDIDCSLDLTGQREKKKKKSSEDDDQSAIPIKDVQEEEKSNKVTLSGLLNFVDGLWSACGGERLIIFTTNYLEKLDPALIRRGRMDKHIELSYCSFEAFKVLAKKYLDLEIHQKFDTIQRLMGETKITPADVAENLMPKSSSDDADKCLSNLIQALEQSKEEAAKKKAEEEEEAKKKDEDLKVKEEEAAKKKKKDEDSKVKEEGAAKKKDDEDLKVRE from the coding sequence ATGTTGCCAAAAACCATGACCGAGATGTGGGCAACCGTGGGCTCCAGCATAGCCAGCATCATGTTTGTGTGGGCAATCCTTCAACAATATTGCCCTTACAACCTTCGCCaattctttgatcaatataCAAGCATAATCACCTGCTACTTTAATCCCTACGTTCAGATTTCTTTTCCTGAGGGCGCAGACGATTTTTGGTCCAAGCGTAGCAAAGCCTATGAAACTGTTGAGACATATCTAAGCGCCACAGCTTCCGAGAAAGCTAAACGACTCAAAGCTGAGTTGGGGAAAGATAGCAGCAAGCTGGTGTTGAGTATGGATGTGCATCAGAGAGTTACCGATGAGTTTCGTGGCGTTAAGATTTGGTGGGCATCAAACAAAGTTGTCAAATCGACAAGATCTTTATATTTTCCTGAGCAGGAAAAGATGTCCTACAATCTCACGTTTCATAAGAAGTACCGAGACATGATCACTGAGTCATATCTGGAGCATGTTATGAAGGAAGGGAAGCAAATTGGGGTACGGAATCGGCAGAGGAAGCTCTACACGAATTGTCCTACTGAAAAGTGGCCAAGCTACAAGCGGAGCTTGTGGAGCAGCGTCGTTTTTGAGCATCCAGCTACCTTTGAAACAATGGGTATGGATCCGGAGAAGAAGCAGGAGATTGTTGACGATTTGTTGAATTTCAGTAAGAGTAAAGACTTCTATGCAAAGATTGGGAAAGCATGGAAAAGGGGTTATCTTCTCTATGGCCCTCCTGGGACAGGGAAGTCAACGATGATTGCTGCAATGGCAAACCTGTTGGACTATGATGTCTACGATCTTGAGCTCACAGCAGTGAAGGACAACACGGAGTTGAGGAAGCTTTTGATCGAGACTACTAGTAAGTCTATCATAGTGATCGAGGACATTGACTGCTCACTCGATCTTACTGgtcagagagagaagaaaaaaaagaaatcttcaGAGGATGATGATCAGAGTGCGATTCCCATTAAAGATGTCCAGGAAGAGGAGAAAAGCAACAAAGTCACACTTTCAGGGCTGTTGAATTTCGTCGATGGACTGTGGTCTGCTTGTGGGGGAGAGAGGCTGATTATTTTTACTACAAACTATTTGGAGAAGCTGGATCCGGCACTCATAAGGAGAGGTAGAATGGACAAGCATATCGAACTCTCTTACTGCAGTTTTGAGGCATTCAAGGTGCTTGCAAAGAAGTACCTGGATCTTGAAATCCATCAGAAGTTTGACACAATACAGAGGTTGATGGGGGAGACCAAGATCACACCTGCTGATGTTGCAGAGAACCTTATGCCAAAGTCCTCATCTGATGATGCCGATAAATGCCTATCGAACTTGATACAGGCTCTTGAGCAATCAAAGGAAGAAGCAGCAAAGAAGAAAGctgaagaggaggaagaagcaaagaaaaaagatgaagacTTGAAGGTGAAAGAGGAAGAAgcagcaaagaagaaaaagaaagatgaagaCTCGAAGGTGAAAGAGGAAGGAGCagcaaagaagaaagatgatgaagacCTGAAAGTGAGAGAATGA